GGGTCTGCATCTAACAATAAATGAACATGGTCTGGTGCGATAACCATATCTAAAACTTCGGTGTTGAGTTCTTTACACCTTTTTTTAATTAGTTCTTCTAATCGTTCTTTTATCTTTCCAGTTAATACAGGTCTTCGATATTTTGGGCAAAATACTACATGATATTGACAACTATATACAATGTGCTTATTCTTATTGTGATGGTATTTCTTTGGTGGCGATTTCAATTCCATAACAACCACCAAATATTAT
This sequence is a window from Methanotorris formicicus Mc-S-70. Protein-coding genes within it:
- the tnpA gene encoding IS200/IS605 family transposase; amino-acid sequence: MELKSPPKKYHHNKNKHIVYSCQYHVVFCPKYRRPVLTGKIKERLEELIKKRCKELNTEVLDMVIAPDHVHLLLDADPTIGINKIVAQIKGYTSNRLRNEFPELKRKLPTLWTRGRFISTVGIVTLDVIRQYIDSQKGV